The Acipenser ruthenus chromosome 27, fAciRut3.2 maternal haplotype, whole genome shotgun sequence genome includes a window with the following:
- the LOC117432224 gene encoding solute carrier family 2, facilitated glucose transporter member 1-like → MESGGKQVTFQLMLAVGAAVIGSLQFGYNTGVINAPQTVIESFYNDTWFDRYQEPIPPTSLTTLWSVSVAIFSVGGIFGSFSVGLFVNRFGRRNSMLFSNILAFIAAALMGFSKLGASWEMIIIGRFVVGLYCGLTTGFVPMYVGEISPTALRGALGTLHQLGIVIGILMAQVFGMDVIMGNASLWPILLGFTFIPAVVQCAILPFCPESPRFLLINRNEENKAKSILKKLRGTTDVGADMQEMKEESRQMMREKKVTIPELFRSPLYRQPILIAIVLQLSQQLSGINAVFYYSTDIFRRAGVAQPVYATIGAGVVNTAFTVVSLFVVERAGRRSLHLLGLLGMAGCAILMTIALALLEKVAWMSYVSIVAIFGFVAFFEMGPGPIPWFIVAELFSQGPRPSAFAVAGFSNWTANFIVGMGFQYLVELCGAYVFVIFTVLLLGFFVFTYFKVPETKGRTFDEISAGFRQGSGSNPSEKHSPEELNSLGADSQL, encoded by the exons caaGTGACGTTTCAGCTGATGCTGGCTGTAGGAGCGGCTGTGATTGGGTCCCTGCAGTTTGGATACAACACTGGAGTGATCAACGCCCCACAGACG gtcatTGAATCCTTCTACAATGATACCTGGTTTGACCGATACCAGGAGCCCATTCCTCCAACCTCCCTCACCACCCTCTGGTCTGTCTCTGTCGCCATCTTCTCGGTCGGGGGCATCTTTGGATCTTTCTCTGTCGGGCTCTTTGTCAACCGCTTTGGGAG GCGAAACTCCATGCTGTTTTCCAACATTTTGGCCTTCATCGCTGCTGCTCTCATGGGCTTCTCGAAGCTAGGTGCCTCCTGGGAGATGATAATCATTGGCCGCTTTGTGGTGGGACTGTACTGCGGGCTGACCACTGGCTTTGTACCCATGTACGTGGGTGAGATTTCACCCACTGCCCTCCGGGGGGCGCTAGGCACCCTCCATCAGCTGGGCATAGTCATCGGGATCCTCATGGCACAG GTTTTCGGGATGGACGTGATTATGGGCAATGCCTCCCTCTGGCCCATCCTGTTGGGTTTCACCTTCATCCCCGCCGTGGTGCAGTGTGCCATCCTCCCCTTCTGCCCTGAGAGTCCTCGCTTCCTGCTTATCAACCGCAACGAGGAGAACAAGGCAAAGAGCA TTCTGAAGAAGCTGCGTGGCACGACGGACGTGGGTGCTGACATGCAGGAGATGAAGGAGGAGAGCAGGCAGATGATGAGGGAGAAGAAGGTGACCATCCCCGAGCTGTTCCGCTCGCCGCTCTACAGGCAGCCCATCCTCATCGCCATCGTGCTGCAGCTGTCCCAGCAGCTGTCAGGAATCAATGCT GTGTTCTATTACTCCACTGATATCTTCAGGAGAGCTGGAGTGGCACAGCCAGTGTATGCCACCATCGGTGCTGGAGTCGTCAACACCGCGTTCACCGTCGTTTCA CTCTTTGTAGTGGAGCGTGCCGGCCGCAGGTCTCTGCATCTCCTTGGACTTCTAGGCATGGCAGGCTGTGCAATTCTGATGACCATAGCGCTGGCTCTGTTG GAAAAGGTGGCCTGGATGTCCTATGTCAGTATCGTGGCAATCTTTGGCTTTGTGGCATTCTTCGAGATGGGCCCCGGACCCATCCCCTGGTTCATAGTCGCTGAGCTGTTCAGCCAGGGGCCCCGGCCCTCCGCCTTTGCTGTGGCTGGCTTCTCCAACTGGACCGCCAACTTCATCGTGGGCATGGGCTTCCAGTATCTCGTG GAATTGTGTGGGGCCTACGTCTTTGTCATCTTCACCGTCCTGCTTCTGGGCTTTTTCGTGTTCACCTACTTCAAAGTGCCGGAGACCAAGGGCAGGACGTTCGACGAGATCTCAGCCGGGTTCCGCCAAGGCTCGGGCTCCAACCCCAGCGAGAAGCACTCCCCTGAAGAGCTCAACAGCCTGGGTGCCGACTCCCAGCTTTAA